In Candidatus Poribacteria bacterium, one DNA window encodes the following:
- a CDS encoding AMP-binding protein, protein MRLMLTVEQLTACGLDKTEASEIVEAVNRILKTQSPTARWSEISRHILTPYHPFTLHQLLYETVYTDFDSATHGPPPAWFPTDADLTEANITHLMAELNIKTYPEFHAWTVKNRDTFWQMMIDALDIKTTSTNTKAQQDATGIETPLHALNIVESCFSAPPDAIAIVTQRENRAGLATFTYHELESLTNRVANGLVDIGMAPGDAVAVDMPMNAESVAIYLGIVKAGCVVIGIADSFAPDEIATRLRIGNAQAIFTQDYINRAGKRLPLYEKVIAANAPKAIVSSSEGSNAVAQDLRTDDMTWNDFLSDTDVFIAVPCHPDAHTNILFSSGTTGEPKAIPWTHTTPIKCAADAYLHHDIHANDVLAWYTNLGWMMGPWLIYASLINKATLALYEGVPTGRDFGVFVQNAKVSMLGVVPTLVRAWKNTGCMHGLDWHAIRAFSSTGECSNPEEMLYLMSLAGYKPVIEYCGGTEIGGGYVTGTRIQPAAPSTFTTPALGLDFLLYDDSGNPTDNGEVFIVPPSLGLSTSLLNTDHNEVYFAGTPRPDLRRHGDALERLAEGYYRIHGRVDDTMNLSGIKVSSAEIEEVLNGVDGIQETAAVAVSPKDGGPSQLVIYTVPVASESGKPIQQEIHGALQTALSGHLNPLFRIHEVVLLDALPRTASNKVMRRLLRQQSSG, encoded by the coding sequence ATCCGTCTCATGCTGACTGTTGAACAACTCACTGCTTGCGGATTGGACAAAACAGAAGCATCAGAGATCGTAGAAGCCGTCAATCGGATACTGAAGACGCAATCGCCGACTGCTCGTTGGTCCGAAATTTCACGCCACATTCTCACGCCATACCACCCGTTTACCCTCCACCAATTGCTTTATGAGACAGTGTATACCGACTTTGATAGTGCAACGCACGGACCACCGCCTGCATGGTTTCCGACAGACGCAGACCTCACCGAAGCAAATATCACCCATCTCATGGCAGAATTGAATATCAAGACTTACCCTGAGTTTCACGCGTGGACGGTGAAGAATCGGGACACGTTTTGGCAGATGATGATTGATGCGCTCGATATTAAGACGACCTCTACAAATACCAAGGCACAACAAGACGCAACAGGGATTGAAACACCCCTTCATGCGCTCAACATCGTCGAGAGCTGCTTCAGCGCACCTCCTGATGCTATTGCGATTGTTACGCAACGAGAGAACCGTGCGGGTCTGGCAACATTTACCTATCACGAACTGGAGTCCCTCACCAATCGCGTCGCGAACGGACTTGTCGACATCGGTATGGCACCAGGCGATGCGGTGGCGGTCGACATGCCGATGAACGCCGAATCTGTCGCTATCTATCTGGGGATCGTCAAAGCGGGATGTGTTGTTATCGGCATCGCTGACAGTTTTGCGCCAGACGAGATAGCTACTCGTCTCCGTATCGGCAATGCCCAAGCAATCTTCACACAGGATTATATCAACAGGGCAGGGAAACGTCTCCCGTTGTATGAGAAAGTCATCGCCGCAAACGCTCCGAAAGCCATTGTTTCTTCTTCTGAAGGCAGCAACGCAGTCGCACAGGACCTACGCACAGACGATATGACATGGAATGACTTCCTTAGCGATACGGATGTCTTTATCGCTGTCCCGTGCCACCCTGACGCCCATACCAATATCCTTTTCTCGTCCGGGACCACCGGCGAACCGAAGGCGATCCCTTGGACGCATACCACCCCGATCAAATGTGCAGCGGATGCCTATCTACACCACGACATTCACGCCAATGACGTATTGGCATGGTACACAAACCTCGGTTGGATGATGGGACCGTGGCTCATCTACGCCAGTCTCATCAACAAAGCCACTCTCGCCCTATATGAGGGTGTGCCAACAGGGCGCGACTTCGGGGTTTTTGTGCAGAATGCTAAGGTCAGCATGCTTGGGGTTGTGCCGACCCTCGTTCGCGCATGGAAGAATACTGGATGCATGCACGGACTGGACTGGCACGCGATCCGAGCCTTCAGTTCAACGGGTGAATGCTCTAATCCAGAGGAGATGCTTTACCTCATGTCCTTGGCGGGTTATAAACCGGTGATCGAATATTGCGGCGGCACTGAAATTGGAGGGGGTTACGTCACCGGCACACGGATTCAACCCGCCGCGCCTTCGACTTTTACCACGCCAGCACTCGGTTTAGATTTCCTACTTTATGATGACTCTGGGAACCCCACCGACAACGGTGAAGTTTTCATTGTCCCACCCTCCCTTGGTCTCTCCACGAGTCTACTCAACACCGATCACAACGAAGTCTACTTTGCGGGGACACCGCGTCCCGATCTGCGCCGTCACGGCGATGCGCTCGAACGGTTAGCGGAAGGCTATTACCGCATTCATGGACGTGTCGATGATACGATGAACCTAAGTGGGATCAAGGTGAGTTCCGCAGAGATTGAAGAAGTGCTTAACGGTGTTGATGGGATACAGGAGACAGCAGCGGTCGCTGTTTCACCAAAAGACGGTGGTCCCAGCCAACTCGTCATCTATACTGTGCCGGTAGCATCGGAATCTGGGAAACCAATACAACAAGAGATTCACGGTGCGTTGCAAACCGCGCTTTCCGGACATCTCAATCCACTGTTCAGAATTCACGAGGTCGTCCTCTTGGATGCCTTGCCGCGAACCGCCTCTAATAAGGTGATGCGTCGATTGTTGCGCCAGCAGTCATCAGGATAG
- a CDS encoding Uma2 family endonuclease, with amino-acid sequence MSSIAARTYLTPEEYIAAERKATLKSEYLSGEIVAMSGASNEHNLITMNTANGLYNQVTERGCRVYGSDMRVGISAGVSYFYPDVTVVCDEPRFEDDVFDTLINPQVVIEVLSDSTANYDRGEKFIRYRQLESLQEYILISQDQVHIEHYLRQGKQWILSEFSALENVLPLVSIEAELSLGQVYRFVEFETDATAQTTVGAG; translated from the coding sequence ATGTCATCTATTGCAGCCCGAACCTACTTAACCCCCGAGGAATACATTGCTGCCGAGCGGAAGGCAACACTCAAAAGTGAATACCTGAGCGGCGAGATCGTTGCCATGTCCGGTGCCAGTAACGAACATAATCTTATCACGATGAATACAGCAAACGGACTTTATAACCAAGTGACGGAGCGAGGATGCAGAGTCTATGGCAGTGATATGCGCGTCGGAATTAGCGCCGGTGTCTCCTATTTCTATCCAGATGTTACGGTTGTCTGTGATGAACCTCGCTTTGAGGATGATGTTTTTGATACACTCATCAATCCGCAAGTCGTTATTGAAGTGCTTTCCGATTCAACCGCAAACTATGACCGAGGTGAGAAATTCATACGCTATCGGCAATTAGAATCACTCCAAGAATACATCCTTATTTCACAAGATCAGGTTCATATCGAACACTACCTCCGTCAAGGTAAACAATGGATACTCAGCGAATTTAGCGCACTTGAAAACGTGTTACCACTCGTTTCGATTGAGGCAGAACTCTCCTTAGGTCAGGTTTACAGATTCGTCGAATTTGAAACAGATGCCACCGCTCAAACGACGGTAGGGGCTGGGTAA